The following nucleotide sequence is from Salinigranum halophilum.
GCCGAGGTGGGCGGTGAGAGCCGTACCGACGGTCCCGTGAGCGCCGGTGAGGAGGACGCGCATGGGTCGTGGCTCACCGCGCGCCGACAAAAGGGTAGTCCTGCGGAATTCCACACGTTTAATAATACGTATTTGCGACTGACAACTATGCGCCTCGCCGAGACCCGGAACGCGTTCGCCCGACAACTGACGTTCCCCACCGACCGAGAGACGGTCCTCGCGGAGGTCGGTGACCAGCCCCTCGAAGCGCCCTACGGTGACCCTGAGACCATCCGGACGGTGCTCGAGCGGACGGACGAAGCGTCGTTCAACAGCGCGGACGAACTGTTCGACACGGTGCTGGCGAACGTCGGCGACCAGTACATCGGGCGGAAGCACTACGACGACCGGGGGGCCCAGGGCGGCATCGAGACCGAGGAGGTGCACTTCTGATGGCCCTGACCGTCGTCTCGGGCGTCCCCGGCGTGGGGAGTTCTCGGGTGACGGAGGCCGCCGTCGCGTCGCTCGACGAGCGGTTCGAACTCCTGAACTCGGGCGACGTGATGCTCGAGGAGGCGCTCGGGAGTGGCCGGAACGTCGAGGGCCGCGACGACCTCTCGGACCTCGCCCCGACGGAACTCCGTCGGCTCCAGCGACGGATGGGTGAGTACGTCGCCGCCATCGCCGCCGACCCCGACACGCACGTCGTCCTCAACACGCACCTCGTGGTCAGCACGTCCGCCGGGTTCGTCCCGGGGCTTCCACCCGAGGTCCTGCGAGACCTCGACCCCGACGCGTTCGTGCTCGTCGAGGCCAGCCCGGACCTCATCCGAGAGCGTCGCGCCGACAGCGACTACCGCTCGTATCGGGTGAGCGACCGGCTCGGTATCGAGTTCCAGCAGTCGATGAGCCGGACGGCAGCCCTCAGCTACTCGACCGCCGTCGGGGCTCCGGTCGCGCTCGTCGAGAACACCGACGACGTCGAGTCCGCTGCCGTCCAGTTGGCCCACGAGATTCAGCGCGCGGCGAGCCGCTGAGCTGTCGGGCCCACCACGACCGGATTCTCCGCTCTCCCGGCGCCAGGACGTCGACAGAGCGCCGTCCCGAGCGTGCTAACGAACCCACCACGAGACCACTCCACACACACCACCACGAGACCACCCCACACACACCACCACGAGACCACTCCACACACACCACCGTCCCTTTTTGCTCGAGCTTTTTCTGGCGCGAGTGGTCGCTGCAGGCGACCCTCGCGCCCCGAAAAAGGTCGGGGGGCAAGACCTTTTTCGCTCCCCGATGCAGGGTCCGTCATGAGAGTCCGAATCGGGCAGGGCGCGACGGCGGACGAGGCCCACGCCATCGCCGCGGCGCTCGCGGAGCATCTCGGCGACCCCGTCGAGGTCGTCGTCGGAGACGAGGGAGTGGTTGCCAGCGCCGACCCGCCCGAGCGGGAGTACCCGCTGGAGGACGACCTCGGCCCCACCGACCGGGAACGACGCCTCCGCGAGGAGCTGGCAGACATCTACGAGGGCGGCCCCGAGAAGTACCGCGAGCGCCTGAGCGAACAGGGCAAACTGTTCGTCCGTGACCGTCTGGACCTCTGGTTCGGCGACCTCGCCTTCGAGGACGGTCGGTTCGCCAACTTCGATTCGTGGCACCCAAACGCCCCCGACGTCGACGAGGCCGACCCGGACACCCGCCTCCCCGCCGACGGCCTCATCACCGGGGCAGCCGAGTTCGAGGGGCGAGACGTCCACTTCATGGCCAACGACTTCACCGTGAAGGCGGGGTCGATGGCCCGCCGCGGCGTCGAGAAGTTCCTCCGGATGCAACAGCGCGCGCTCAAGAGCGGGAAGCCGGTCCTGTACCTGATGGACTCCTCCGGGGGGCGCATCGACGAACAGACGGGGTTCTTCGCGAACAGAGAGGGCATCGGCAAGTACTACTACAACCACTCGATGCTCTCGGGGCGCGTGCCCCAGATCTGCGTGCTCTACGGGCCGTGTATCGCCGGGGCGGCCTACACGCCCGTGTTCGCCGACTTCACGGTCATGGTCGAGGGGATGTCGGCGATGGCTATCGCCTCGCCGCGGATGGTCGAGATGGTGACCGGAGAAGAGATTTCGATGGACGACCTCGGCGGGCCAGCAGTCCACGCTCGCCACTCGGGGAGTGCGGACCTCGTCGCCCACGACGAGGAACACGCCCGGGAGCTCGTGGCTCAGCTCGTCACGTATCTGCCGGACCACGCCGGCGAGAAGCCGCCGACGTCGGCACCGAGGCCGCCGACCTACCCCACCGAGGGCATCGACGAACTCATCCCCGAGTCGCCGAACAGGCCCTACGACGTCCACGACCTCCTCGACCGGGTAGTCGACGCCGAGTCGGTCCTCGAACTCCGTCCCGACTACGGCTCGGAAATCGTCACGGCGTTCGCGCGCATCGACGGACGGCCCGTCGGCGTGGTCGCCAACCAGCCGACCCAGCGGTCGGGGGCAATCTTCCCGGACTCCGCCCGCAAGGCTGCGGAGTTCATCTGGACCTGCGACGCCTACGAGATTCCCCTCCTCTACCTCTGTGACACGCCGGGGTTCATGGCGGGGTCGGCCGTCGAGAAGGAGGGAATCCTCGAACAGGGCAAGAAGTTCATCTACGCCACCTCGTCGGCGACCGTTCCGAAACAGACGGTCGTAGTGCGGAAGGCGTACGGCGCGGGCATCTACGCGATGGGTGGCCCGGCGTACGACCCCGAGAGTGTCATCGGACTCCCCTCTGGCGAGGTGGGTATCATGGGGCCCGAGGCGGCCATCAACGCCGTCTACCGGAACAAACTCGACGCCATCGAGGACGACGAGGAGCGCGCGGCACGCGAAGCCGAGTTGCGGGCGGAGTACCGCCGCGACATCGCCGTCCACCGGATGGCGAGCGAGGTGGTCGTCGACGACGTGGTCCCCCCGTCGGACCTCCGCGCGGAACTCGCCGCGCGCTTTGCCTTCTACGAGGACGTCGAGAAGTCGCTCCCGGACAAGAAACACGGGACGGTCCTCTGATACCGGCCGTTCTCTCCGATTAATGGCATCGTAATCGGCGTTTAGCGTCCGGTTTCGATACCGTAAGTACCTGCTACTGAAGTATCCGACACGCGTCGGGTCGGATAGACACCCCACGATGTCGCGCACCCAGTTCCCCTCGGCGGACGCTCAAACGCAGTCAGAAACGGAGCGTTCGCGACTCAGGTCACCCGACACGTGGCTCTGGGCGTTCGTCGTCGTGGCACTGGTCCTCGACGTCGCGTTGACCTACTACGGACTCACCGTCGGTCTCCACGAGAGCAATCCGGTCGCCCGAACCCTGTTCTCGATGTACGGCGTCGTCGAGTCGATGCTGTTGTTGAAAGGCGCCGTCATCGCGGTTGCGCTCGTCGCGTACGCCTGGCTTCCCGAACGGTACCGTCCCATCGTTCCGCTCGGCGTCGCGACTCCGTGGTTCGTCGCTGGCCTCATCAACGCGGGCCTCATCCTGCAGGTCTAGTCGCCGTCGGCCGCTCGCTTCAGCGAGAGGACCGTCCTGTCGAACGAACAGACGACCTCGTCGGACTGGTTGAACACCTCGACGTGCATGGTCACGACGCCGCGCTCGCCGTCCGAGGTCTCCCGTTTCGTCTTCACCGTCGACACCGCCCGGAGCGTGTCGCCGTGGAACACCGGCTTCGGGTGTGAGACGTCGTCGTACGAGAGGTTCGCGACGATGGTTCCGTCCGTGGTTTCGGGAATCGTGAGACCGACCCCCAGGCTCATGGTGTAGAGGCCGTTGACGAGCCGTTCGCCGAACTGCGTCTCGGCCGCGAACTCGGCGTCGAGGTGAAGCGGCTGCTGGTTCATGGTCATGTCGCAGAACCGCTGGTTGTCCGCCTCGGAGACGGTTCGGCGCTTCTCGTGGTCGATGCGGTCGCCTTCGGAGAACTCCTCGTAGTAGCGGCCGACCATGGCCCGTCCACGCGCGAGGGGGACAAAAGCGCCCCGGCGGCCACGGCGAGGCCTACGCTTATTGTGACGTTCGCCCATCCACCCGTATGTCCCGCCGAAGCGTCCTCTTTGCACCCGGCGACCGACCCGAACTCCTCCGGAAAGCCCCGCGCACGGAAGCCGACACCGTCGTCTTCGACCTCGAAGACGCCGTCGCACCGTCGCGGAGAGCCGAAGCCCGGACGGCAGTCCGCGAGGTGCTCTCTGACCCCGCGTTCGCCCCCGACTGTGAGGTGACCGTCCGCCTCGGCGAACTGACGGCGGACCTGGACGTACTCTTCGAGGACGGCGGCGACGGAGACGGCGCTGTCAGCCGCCTCGATGCGCTCGTCGTCCCGAAAGTCGAGTCGGCCGCGG
It contains:
- a CDS encoding DUF5789 family protein; translation: MRLAETRNAFARQLTFPTDRETVLAEVGDQPLEAPYGDPETIRTVLERTDEASFNSADELFDTVLANVGDQYIGRKHYDDRGAQGGIETEEVHF
- a CDS encoding adenylate kinase, which encodes MALTVVSGVPGVGSSRVTEAAVASLDERFELLNSGDVMLEEALGSGRNVEGRDDLSDLAPTELRRLQRRMGEYVAAIAADPDTHVVLNTHLVVSTSAGFVPGLPPEVLRDLDPDAFVLVEASPDLIRERRADSDYRSYRVSDRLGIEFQQSMSRTAALSYSTAVGAPVALVENTDDVESAAVQLAHEIQRAASR
- a CDS encoding acyl-CoA carboxylase subunit beta, giving the protein MRVRIGQGATADEAHAIAAALAEHLGDPVEVVVGDEGVVASADPPEREYPLEDDLGPTDRERRLREELADIYEGGPEKYRERLSEQGKLFVRDRLDLWFGDLAFEDGRFANFDSWHPNAPDVDEADPDTRLPADGLITGAAEFEGRDVHFMANDFTVKAGSMARRGVEKFLRMQQRALKSGKPVLYLMDSSGGRIDEQTGFFANREGIGKYYYNHSMLSGRVPQICVLYGPCIAGAAYTPVFADFTVMVEGMSAMAIASPRMVEMVTGEEISMDDLGGPAVHARHSGSADLVAHDEEHARELVAQLVTYLPDHAGEKPPTSAPRPPTYPTEGIDELIPESPNRPYDVHDLLDRVVDAESVLELRPDYGSEIVTAFARIDGRPVGVVANQPTQRSGAIFPDSARKAAEFIWTCDAYEIPLLYLCDTPGFMAGSAVEKEGILEQGKKFIYATSSATVPKQTVVVRKAYGAGIYAMGGPAYDPESVIGLPSGEVGIMGPEAAINAVYRNKLDAIEDDEERAAREAELRAEYRRDIAVHRMASEVVVDDVVPPSDLRAELAARFAFYEDVEKSLPDKKHGTVL
- a CDS encoding DUF5658 family protein, with the protein product MSRTQFPSADAQTQSETERSRLRSPDTWLWAFVVVALVLDVALTYYGLTVGLHESNPVARTLFSMYGVVESMLLLKGAVIAVALVAYAWLPERYRPIVPLGVATPWFVAGLINAGLILQV
- a CDS encoding MaoC family dehydratase, with the translated sequence MVGRYYEEFSEGDRIDHEKRRTVSEADNQRFCDMTMNQQPLHLDAEFAAETQFGERLVNGLYTMSLGVGLTIPETTDGTIVANLSYDDVSHPKPVFHGDTLRAVSTVKTKRETSDGERGVVTMHVEVFNQSDEVVCSFDRTVLSLKRAADGD